One stretch of Candidatus Poribacteria bacterium DNA includes these proteins:
- a CDS encoding tetratricopeptide repeat protein has protein sequence MRNWLTIATLLSLCAPLFGIADTEPSDHSKYVQHVEQGFVFTFQGNNKEAINAFEAALAIEPEHAEILHYLGMAYAQEELLNRAVENYQRSLALMPDNIEALYSLGVAYFKLDKWAEAVVPLQRVVELDPQHARGHEVLGKSLVRLRRYAEVVPILKQALALKPNAAGTYYELGTAYLNLKEYAKAIENFKQAIAFGPARYADPHFGLGTAYLRLGDREKSRAEMQIFQQYQKESAEYERLTRLTRNEPNNLEAWTGLASLLMQQKNYGQAVQVFQKCIALDPNNATFYHGLSRAFMNLNYPKPAVEAANKAIQLMPNEAILYNTLGSLYAMQGNSRNAIVAFQKAIELDGEEPFYHLNLSRLYQGMGNQRLAQEHHRIYEYLMSKEK, from the coding sequence ATGCGAAATTGGTTGACAATTGCTACTCTCCTTTCACTCTGTGCACCACTATTCGGTATCGCCGATACAGAACCGAGTGACCACAGCAAATACGTCCAACACGTGGAGCAAGGCTTTGTGTTCACATTTCAGGGGAATAATAAGGAAGCCATCAACGCGTTTGAAGCCGCGCTCGCCATTGAGCCTGAACATGCTGAGATTTTACACTATCTCGGAATGGCGTATGCTCAAGAAGAGCTTCTGAACAGAGCCGTCGAGAACTACCAACGTTCCCTCGCATTGATGCCGGATAATATCGAGGCACTCTATTCACTCGGTGTCGCTTACTTCAAACTCGATAAATGGGCAGAGGCAGTTGTGCCGTTACAACGGGTCGTTGAACTCGATCCCCAACACGCCCGCGGGCATGAGGTGCTCGGCAAATCACTCGTCCGACTACGCCGATACGCAGAAGTCGTCCCAATTTTGAAACAGGCACTCGCATTGAAACCGAACGCCGCAGGCACCTACTACGAACTTGGCACTGCATACCTCAATCTCAAAGAATACGCTAAAGCGATAGAGAACTTCAAACAGGCGATAGCATTCGGACCCGCCCGTTATGCCGACCCACACTTTGGACTCGGGACGGCGTACCTCCGCTTAGGCGATCGAGAGAAAAGCCGAGCGGAAATGCAAATCTTCCAACAATATCAGAAAGAGTCCGCCGAATACGAACGTCTCACACGCCTTACACGCAACGAACCGAACAATCTCGAAGCATGGACAGGTTTAGCCAGTCTGCTCATGCAACAAAAGAACTATGGACAAGCCGTTCAGGTCTTTCAGAAGTGCATCGCACTCGATCCGAACAACGCCACCTTTTATCACGGACTGAGCCGAGCGTTTATGAACCTCAACTATCCCAAACCCGCAGTGGAAGCCGCTAACAAGGCAATCCAACTCATGCCGAACGAAGCCATCCTTTACAACACCCTCGGTAGCCTTTATGCGATGCAAGGCAATAGCCGAAATGCTATTGTTGCGTTCCAAAAAGCCATAGAACTCGATGGTGAAGAACCCTTCTACCATCTTAACCTCTCAAGACTCTACCAAGGCATGGGTAACCAACGACTCGCGCAGGAGCATCACCGCATTTATGAATATCTCATGTCCAAAGAAAAATAG
- a CDS encoding peroxiredoxin family protein: protein MPRKNKILSIGDTAPLFTLPSHQRVEISLEVYRDVQNVVLTFFRGTWUPNSRRQLATGQEYMEAYSEWTATPLAIAGQWPRELRGYADKNRITFPLLVDKTREVIKSYGVYHWLSLEAYNIARPATFVIDKAGVIQYMYIGSHQFDLVPQEEILQCLKEITVSR from the coding sequence ATGCCACGAAAAAACAAAATTCTCAGTATCGGTGATACCGCACCACTCTTTACGCTCCCCTCGCATCAGCGAGTGGAGATTTCGCTTGAAGTGTATCGGGACGTTCAGAACGTCGTTTTAACCTTCTTTAGGGGGACATGGTGACCGAACAGCCGCCGCCAGTTGGCGACGGGGCAGGAATATATGGAGGCATACTCGGAATGGACGGCTACGCCGCTCGCGATTGCTGGACAGTGGCCCCGTGAACTCCGGGGTTATGCCGATAAAAATCGTATTACATTCCCGCTGTTGGTTGACAAGACGCGAGAGGTCATCAAAAGTTATGGAGTCTATCACTGGCTGAGTCTGGAGGCTTACAACATCGCCCGTCCCGCAACGTTTGTCATTGACAAAGCCGGGGTTATTCAATATATGTATATCGGTTCGCACCAGTTCGATCTCGTCCCGCAAGAAGAAATTCTTCAGTGTCTAAAAGAGATAACGGTCAGCCGTTAG